CGGCCTTCACCGCGCCGCACGTCACCGAGTGGGTCACCGTCGACGTCACCCGCACGATGGAGCTCGTCGAGCGGCTCAAGGCCGACCGTGACTTCCGTGACGTCAAGGTCAGCCCGCTGCTGGTGCTGATGAAGGCGCTGCTGCTCGCCGTGCGGCGCAACCCCGAGGTCAACGCGTCGTGGGACGAGGCTGCGCAGGAGATCGTGGTCAAGCACTACGTCAACCTCGGCATCGCGGCTGCGACCCCACGCGGCCTGGTCGTGCCGAACATCAAGGACGCCGACCGGATGTCGCTGCGCGAGCTGGCCGAGGCGCTCGGTGCGCTGGTCGACACCGCACGGGCCGGGCGCACCCAGCCGGCCGAGATGGCCGGCGGCACGATCACGATCACCAACGTCGGCGTGTTCGGCGTCGACTCCGGGACGCCGATCATCAACCCCGGCGAGTCGGCGATCCTGTGCTTCGGCCAGGTGCGGCCGATGCCGTGGGTCGTCGACGGCGAGCTCGCAGTCCGGCAGGTCACCCAGCTCTCGCTGTCGTTCGACCACCGGCTGATCGACGGCCAGCTCGGCTCGATGTTCCTCGCCGACATCGCCCGGGTGCTCGACGACCCGGCCACCGCCCTGCTCTGGTGAGCGCCTGCCCGGCGGTCGCCGCCCTGTCTTGATTCGTTCAAGACAATCCGCAAGGATGCCGGTGATGCCGACGACCGCCGACCTCGAGCAGGCGCTGCGCGGGGCCGCCCTGCGGGTGACTCGCCCCCGGCTCGCCGTGCTGAGCGCGGTGCACGAGCACCCGCACGCCGACACCGAGACGGTGATCGGCGCGGCGCGGGCATCGCTCGGCGAGCTGTCCCACCAGGCCGTGTACGACGTCCTGCGCGCCCTGACCGGAGCCGGCCTGGTGCGCTGCATCCAGCCGCGGGGCTCGCTCGCGCGCTACGAGGCGCGCGTCGGCGACAACCACCACCATGCGGTGTGCCGGTCCTGCGGCGCGATCAGCGACGTCGAGTGCGTGGTGGGGCACGCGCCGTGCCTGACGCCGGACGGCTCGACCTACGAGGTGGACGAGGCCGAGGTGGTGTTCTGGGGCCGCTGCCCCCACTGCCCCTCGGCCACCAGCAGACCTGGCTGAGCCCTGCGTCAGCCGGCCCGACGAGCAGCACCCGACGAGCAGCACCCGACGAGCAGCACCCGACGAGCAGCACCCGACGAGCAGCACCGAGACAGGAGAGCGAGCGACGTGTCTGAGCACGGCAGCGAGAGCGAGAACCCGGTCATCGACGCCCCCGAGGCGAAG
This genomic interval from Actinomycetes bacterium contains the following:
- a CDS encoding Fur family transcriptional regulator produces the protein MPTTADLEQALRGAALRVTRPRLAVLSAVHEHPHADTETVIGAARASLGELSHQAVYDVLRALTGAGLVRCIQPRGSLARYEARVGDNHHHAVCRSCGAISDVECVVGHAPCLTPDGSTYEVDEAEVVFWGRCPHCPSATSRPG